The following DNA comes from Hevea brasiliensis isolate MT/VB/25A 57/8 unplaced genomic scaffold, ASM3005281v1 Scaf216, whole genome shotgun sequence.
CATTTTAACACTGAAGCGATACAAATTGAGAACCTGAATCATGAAATAACATGTGAAACTTTGAAAAAAGGCGTAAGGAATGTAAAATTTTCAGATTCGCTCATAAAAAATCCAGTAATAATCTATTATCAGTTGATGCAGAGGGCACAGAAGTACATCAGGTTAGACGACGAGCAATAAGCTCCAAGGAAAGAGAGGAAATCCAAGCAAaataatgagaaaagaaaaaataagaaaaattatagcTAGAATCGGATATACCGTTTGGACAAAAATGAAAAGTAGAGCAGAGCAGAGGGAGGTTCTATAAATACACACCTTTAAATGAGCTCAAATCCAGAGTACTTGTGTGGATACAGAAAAATGGTAAATAGGTCAAATGGCTGAAGAAGCTCAACCCCGATATTGTAGGAAAGAGAGATAAGGGTAAATTTTACAGGTTTCATGAAGATTACGGTCACACCACCAATGAATGCAGGCAGCTTAAAGATGAGATAGAGCGACTAATTAGAGACATTTGGCTCATAAAATTAACAAGGGATGGATGGGATGAGAGAAGAGCAACCACCTCTAGAAATAAGGAAATCATCACTGAGAAGGATGAAAGTTTGATTAGGGTAATTAATGTAATCGCTAGCGGTCCAAATATAGGCAAGGCGGGCAATAAGAGGCCAGTTGAACTGAGCAGTATTAGTGGCCCAACAATCCTCTCCGTTGACAGAAATGAATTAAGCAAGGAAACAATTACCATAGGTTTAAAAGATAATGAGGTAAAACAACCACATTTTGATCCTTTAGTTGTGTCTATGCAGATAAACAAGTATACAGTACGATGAGTGTTGATCGATACAGGCAGCTCGGTGAACCTCCTGACGAGAGAAGTCATGGAGAAACTCGAACACGGGATAGAAAACCTGACCAAAGTCATGTATTTCCTGGTCGACTTAGGCAACAAGATGATCTCAATGCTCGAAACTATTAATTTAGCTGTAGTCCTAGGTGATAAAGGATACAAGAGGAAAGTTTATACAGAGTTTGCGGTGATTGATATTCCCTTGTCATACAACGTTATCCTTGGCCGATCGATTTTAAATGATAACGACGGCATAGTGATTAGCTTGCAATGGCTGTGTATGAAGCTGCCTGCTCCTGGAGGGAGAGCAATAGTTTGAGGAAGCCAAAAATCAGTACATGAATGTTACAAAAAATCAACAGAGGTAGTTACAGAAGTAACCCTACCAATTCAATTACTAAAAAGGCCAGAAAGTTGAATCTCAACTGAACTGGTTGATCCAATAACAAAAGAAGAATTAGAGGAGAGAAAGAAAGTATGTCTCGGAACAGCACTTAGCAGGATAAGTAGAGAGGCGATCATCCGAACATTAAAAAATAGGATTGCTATATTCGCTTAGAAGGTGGAGGACATAAAGGGAGTAGATTCAGGAATAATTACTCACAAGCTGAATGTTAACCTAAAAGTGAAATCGATCCAACAAAAGAAAGGACATTTTGCACCAAAACGTCAACAGGCAATTGAAACTAAGGttaaaaaattattgaatgcAGGTCTAATTCAAGAAGTTAAATACCTGAGCTGGGTAGCCAATGTTGTTTTGGTAAAAAAGGCAAACAGAACATGGCAAATGTGCATCGACTACATAGATCTCAACAAAGTATGTCTGAAGGATCACTACTCGTTGCTGAGCATCGATAAGTTACTGGATA
Coding sequences within:
- the LOC131176668 gene encoding uncharacterized protein LOC131176668, with protein sequence MSKVAGDVVDDVAMESDVAGDVAMEAPTWHMVKWLKKLNPDIVGKRDKGKFYRFHEDYGHTTNECRQLKDEIERLIRDIWLIKLTRDGWDERRATTSRNKEIITEKDESLIRVINVIASGPNIGKAGNKRPVELSSISGPTILSVDRNELSKETITIGLKDNEVKQPHFDPLVVSMQINKYTVR